In one window of Calditrichota bacterium DNA:
- the porU gene encoding type IX secretion system sortase PorU: MVGTEKKLPIFSIRSIFIFIFVIIIAPHLFAAKSEVQILQADNHSVLLQIALQLERIDTVAVNGASFLKIQYRNALLTGEPGNPWLPRRVVSVGIPQTGDAHAEIIASEFEEISGTIVPAPLVRKDGTLDFSAEKSVSGSESPRVIHPLEPAFFRNQRILPVEIFPVQYNSSRRTIRLLKKLQIRVSFSGTAVTPSVAPIRDKNEEEFYKDVIANFSQSKKWLKQHSQLRTLKKPVLQGGEYIKITVQNEGFYKISGADLAAQAVDLSAIVPATLRIYNNGGRELPRDIRTPRPDSLIENAIYVSDGGDGKFDSEDYLIFYGVPVEYWDSESDTSQFFSHYINHYTTKNVYWLKWGDGKTGKRIQTRRASSDPNVIANLDFYGRHFEEDEINNFLHSGLDWFGRLLAGNQTQNYSAYLPAAENTADNLVMRIRFYGLTSSTHRISIYVNDQLFATHQFLGSRFETIEKTGTVNFSESGYNSIKIQYNGNNAESQMYLDWFELFYKKKFEAEDSYLWFMQSASGAQKYRVTGFSSNDIHVFDVTDRFEIAELTGTEISSGTVTFVDDSSDTLLRQYVALTPEAYRTPASLEKVNVGVIRSLNDGADFLIITHDDFYNEILPLKELREQMDSVSTQIVKISDVYNEFSWGLTDPTAIRDFIKYAFDNWYPQPKYVLLCGDGDYDYKNLKGSTDKNWIPPFETTEMNENSSRATDDWYVMVSGNDAAIDLAIGRFPVQSAEEVRNVVQKIIDYENSPLIQSQSALALDDWRNVVTMVGDDEITNKTDNETQHTRDAEDIIENLVPDSFEKQKIYLIEYPAERDPSTSGIMKPAATAALLDCLNKGTLIVNYIGHGNPTLWAHERLLKQSRDLALIQNEHRLPFWIAATCDFGRFDDPLEQAFSEELFTEKDRGGIGFLSSTRLAYADLNTALNRLFYVHLFNGQQPTERIAVALMKAKLANYSVTNDQKYHIFGDPTMRLRAPRYSAHFTKIQPDTLKALSKIRVEGYLGKSENAFSNFQGKALLKVYDSKQFKIYYTVRNSQIRYYSPGKTIFRGNVSAKNGHFAAEFIVPKDITYGGNLGRISIYFADQQIQGVGYRDSVPVGGTSFLKDEQGPEIRISFEGTQFSDGKTVPRNSVLEVELADSVSGINIVGDIGHNITMTLDDLEAEKIVLTDYFNYYENNFQAGKALYDFSTHKLPASLTQSADTPEYGLPLGTHTITVKAWDNFNNSSVKTATFQVVSEDELVLQDVFNYPNPFSSSTTFTFYASQQCEVKIKIYTTRGTLIQTLEGIVAEAAINQVYWDGLDRDGDELANGVYLYKVIARAPHGDKTIKAEKIGKLVISR, from the coding sequence ATGGTCGGAACTGAAAAGAAACTCCCTATTTTTTCCATTCGATCAATATTCATCTTTATTTTTGTCATTATTATCGCGCCACATCTTTTCGCTGCCAAGTCTGAAGTGCAAATTTTGCAGGCTGACAATCACAGCGTGCTGCTGCAAATTGCGTTACAATTGGAGAGAATCGATACGGTTGCTGTGAACGGCGCATCATTTCTCAAAATTCAATATCGCAATGCGCTATTGACTGGCGAGCCGGGCAATCCCTGGCTGCCGCGCCGCGTGGTTTCCGTGGGAATTCCCCAGACCGGTGACGCACATGCCGAAATTATCGCTTCGGAATTTGAGGAAATTTCCGGAACCATTGTGCCGGCGCCGCTTGTCAGAAAAGACGGAACGTTGGATTTCAGCGCGGAAAAGTCTGTTTCCGGCAGTGAATCTCCGCGGGTCATTCATCCGCTGGAGCCGGCATTTTTTCGCAATCAGCGGATTCTGCCTGTGGAAATTTTCCCTGTCCAATACAATTCGTCCCGCCGGACCATTCGTCTGTTAAAAAAATTGCAAATTCGCGTCAGCTTTTCCGGAACGGCTGTCACGCCGTCGGTGGCGCCGATTCGCGACAAAAATGAAGAAGAATTTTACAAAGATGTCATTGCTAATTTCAGTCAGTCGAAAAAATGGTTGAAACAGCACAGTCAACTTCGCACGCTGAAAAAGCCGGTACTGCAAGGCGGCGAATACATCAAAATCACAGTGCAAAATGAAGGTTTCTACAAAATTTCCGGCGCCGACCTCGCCGCGCAAGCCGTGGATTTGAGCGCCATCGTCCCGGCGACGCTGCGCATTTACAATAATGGAGGCCGTGAGCTGCCGCGCGACATTCGCACGCCGAGACCCGACAGTCTCATCGAAAATGCAATCTACGTGTCCGACGGCGGCGACGGCAAGTTTGATTCCGAAGACTATCTTATTTTTTACGGTGTGCCTGTCGAATATTGGGACAGCGAATCCGATACCAGTCAATTCTTCAGCCATTACATTAATCATTACACGACGAAAAATGTCTATTGGCTCAAATGGGGCGACGGAAAAACCGGCAAACGAATTCAGACGCGGCGCGCCAGTTCCGACCCGAATGTGATCGCCAATCTGGATTTTTACGGACGTCATTTTGAGGAAGATGAAATTAATAATTTTCTTCATTCGGGTCTTGATTGGTTTGGCAGACTGCTGGCTGGCAACCAAACACAAAATTACAGCGCTTATCTCCCGGCTGCGGAAAATACGGCAGATAATCTCGTGATGCGCATACGATTTTATGGTTTGACCTCTTCTACGCATCGCATTTCCATTTATGTCAATGATCAGCTTTTTGCCACGCATCAGTTTCTGGGCAGTCGTTTTGAAACCATTGAAAAAACCGGTACGGTCAATTTTTCAGAGAGCGGGTACAACAGTATTAAAATTCAATATAATGGCAATAACGCCGAAAGCCAGATGTATCTCGATTGGTTCGAGCTTTTTTACAAAAAGAAATTTGAAGCTGAAGATAGTTACCTCTGGTTCATGCAGTCCGCAAGCGGCGCGCAGAAATACCGCGTGACCGGATTCAGCAGCAATGATATTCATGTTTTTGACGTGACAGATCGCTTTGAAATTGCAGAATTGACCGGAACGGAAATTTCTTCCGGGACAGTGACTTTTGTGGACGATTCTTCCGATACGCTGTTGCGGCAATATGTTGCTCTGACGCCGGAAGCGTATCGCACGCCGGCATCGCTGGAAAAAGTGAATGTGGGAGTTATTCGTTCGCTGAACGACGGCGCGGATTTCCTCATCATCACACACGACGATTTTTACAATGAAATTTTGCCGCTCAAAGAGTTGCGCGAGCAAATGGATAGTGTCAGCACGCAGATTGTCAAAATTTCCGATGTGTACAATGAATTTTCCTGGGGACTCACCGACCCGACGGCAATTCGCGATTTCATCAAATATGCGTTTGACAACTGGTATCCGCAGCCAAAATACGTTTTGCTTTGCGGCGACGGCGATTATGATTATAAAAATTTGAAGGGCAGCACCGACAAAAACTGGATTCCCCCGTTTGAAACTACGGAAATGAACGAAAATTCCAGTCGCGCCACTGACGACTGGTACGTCATGGTCAGCGGAAATGATGCCGCGATCGATCTGGCAATTGGCAGGTTTCCGGTTCAATCGGCGGAAGAAGTAAGAAATGTGGTACAGAAAATTATCGATTATGAAAACTCACCTTTAATTCAATCGCAGAGCGCACTGGCTTTGGATGATTGGAGAAATGTTGTCACTATGGTCGGCGACGACGAAATAACGAACAAAACGGATAATGAAACCCAGCACACCAGAGATGCCGAAGATATCATTGAAAATCTTGTGCCGGATTCTTTTGAGAAGCAAAAAATCTATTTGATTGAGTATCCGGCCGAGCGCGATCCCTCAACGTCCGGCATCATGAAACCAGCCGCGACGGCAGCGCTGCTGGATTGTCTGAACAAGGGCACGCTGATTGTCAATTACATCGGTCACGGCAATCCGACTCTCTGGGCGCACGAGCGATTGCTCAAACAAAGCCGGGATCTGGCACTGATTCAAAATGAGCATCGACTGCCTTTCTGGATTGCTGCCACGTGCGATTTTGGCAGATTTGACGATCCGTTGGAGCAGGCATTTTCCGAGGAATTGTTTACAGAAAAAGATCGCGGCGGAATCGGCTTTTTGAGTTCCACGCGGCTGGCTTACGCTGATCTCAATACAGCGTTGAACCGGCTTTTTTATGTGCATCTTTTCAACGGCCAACAACCGACCGAACGCATCGCAGTGGCGCTGATGAAGGCAAAATTGGCAAATTACAGTGTGACTAACGATCAGAAATATCATATTTTTGGCGATCCGACGATGCGGTTGCGAGCGCCTCGTTATTCGGCACATTTCACGAAGATCCAGCCCGATACTTTGAAAGCTTTGAGCAAAATTCGCGTCGAGGGCTACCTGGGGAAAAGCGAGAATGCATTTTCAAATTTTCAAGGAAAGGCACTGCTCAAGGTTTACGATTCCAAGCAATTCAAAATCTACTACACTGTGCGCAATTCACAAATTCGTTACTACTCGCCCGGGAAAACAATTTTTCGGGGAAATGTGTCGGCAAAAAACGGACACTTTGCAGCGGAATTCATTGTTCCCAAAGACATTACTTACGGCGGCAATTTAGGTCGCATCAGCATCTATTTTGCGGATCAGCAGATTCAAGGCGTGGGTTACCGCGACTCGGTGCCGGTAGGGGGGACCTCTTTTCTGAAAGACGAACAAGGACCCGAAATCCGTATCAGTTTTGAGGGAACCCAATTTTCCGATGGCAAAACCGTTCCCAGAAACTCTGTCCTGGAAGTGGAATTGGCGGACAGCGTGAGCGGCATCAATATCGTCGGCGATATCGGCCATAACATTACCATGACGCTGGACGATCTGGAGGCGGAAAAAATTGTGCTTACGGATTATTTCAATTATTACGAAAATAATTTTCAGGCGGGCAAGGCGCTCTATGATTTTTCCACTCACAAATTGCCGGCTTCGCTGACGCAGAGTGCGGATACCCCCGAATACGGCTTGCCATTGGGAACGCACACGATCACTGTGAAAGCGTGGGATAATTTCAATAATTCTTCGGTGAAGACAGCGACTTTTCAGGTAGTTTCTGAAGATGAGCTTGTGTTGCAGGATGTGTTCAATTATCCCAACCCGTTTTCATCTTCCACAACATTCACGTTTTACGCCAGTCAGCAGTGCGAAGTGAAAATAAAAATTTACACCACGCGCGGCACCCTGATTCAGACGCTGGAAGGAATCGTCGCGGAAGCGGCAATTAATCAAGTTTACTGGGATGGTCTTGATCGCGATGGCGATGAATTGGCAAATGGCGTCTATTTGTACAAAGTAATCGCTCGGGCGCCTCACGGAGACAAAACTATCAAAGCAGAAAAAATCGGGAAACTGGTAATTTCTCGATAA
- a CDS encoding SoxR reducing system RseC family protein, whose amino-acid sequence MIESGIVRKIENDNAWILLQKGEQCHGCTACQVFGDGSAEILAANKINAGPGDRVEIEIAPKELIKHSAVIFLIPVLALIVGYFLGVKYLTALSIGEEPAGIIGSLGLMIVSYFFIVVYDRHVGKKEESGARIVRKI is encoded by the coding sequence ATGATTGAAAGCGGAATTGTCAGAAAAATTGAGAATGACAACGCATGGATTCTGCTACAAAAAGGCGAGCAATGCCACGGCTGTACCGCCTGTCAGGTTTTTGGCGACGGCAGTGCGGAAATTTTGGCCGCCAACAAAATAAATGCCGGTCCCGGCGATAGAGTGGAAATTGAAATTGCGCCGAAGGAACTGATCAAACATTCGGCGGTCATATTTTTGATTCCGGTTTTGGCGCTCATCGTCGGATATTTTCTCGGCGTGAAATATCTCACTGCGTTGTCGATTGGCGAAGAACCTGCCGGAATCATCGGAAGCCTGGGGTTGATGATTGTCTCTTATTTTTTCATCGTGGTTTACGATCGGCATGTGGGGAAGAAAGAGGAATCCGGCGCGCGAATCGTCAGGAAAATTTAG
- a CDS encoding RNA polymerase sigma factor RpoD/SigA has product MTSKKKKSTGSRGKQSIEKYLEEIGNFQPLKPEEEIDLARKIRKGDEESLDKLVKANLRFVISVAKEYQGQGLPLSDLISEGNLGLIKAAQRFDETRGFKFISYAVWWIRQSILQALAEQSRVVRLPLNRVGAINKIGRALEALEKAYGREPSIAEVATKMEMSDWEVADVVKTSARHLSLDEPFKEEDGNSLLDVIKSDRYDPPDQDLMRESLQVEIDKVLATLKPREAEIIKLYFGLEGDRPLTLEEIGEHFKLTRERVRQIKEKALRRLRHRSRLEPLRKYLG; this is encoded by the coding sequence ATGACGAGTAAGAAGAAAAAATCGACAGGCTCAAGGGGCAAACAGTCCATTGAGAAATATCTTGAGGAGATCGGAAATTTTCAACCACTGAAGCCAGAAGAAGAAATTGATTTGGCAAGAAAGATCCGTAAAGGTGATGAAGAATCTCTGGACAAATTGGTTAAGGCAAACCTACGTTTTGTCATTAGCGTCGCCAAAGAATATCAGGGTCAAGGACTGCCGCTATCTGATCTGATAAGCGAGGGAAACTTAGGCCTGATCAAAGCTGCGCAACGTTTTGATGAGACGCGCGGATTCAAATTTATTTCTTATGCGGTATGGTGGATTCGACAATCCATTTTGCAGGCTCTTGCCGAGCAGTCCCGTGTCGTACGTCTGCCGCTGAACAGGGTCGGCGCCATTAACAAAATAGGCCGGGCTCTGGAAGCGCTGGAAAAAGCGTACGGCCGCGAGCCGAGCATTGCGGAAGTCGCAACAAAAATGGAAATGTCCGACTGGGAAGTCGCGGACGTAGTGAAAACTTCGGCGCGACACCTTTCTTTGGATGAACCTTTCAAAGAGGAAGACGGCAACAGTCTCCTCGACGTAATTAAAAGCGACCGCTACGATCCGCCGGATCAAGATTTGATGCGGGAATCGTTACAGGTCGAGATCGATAAGGTATTGGCTACTTTGAAGCCGCGCGAGGCGGAGATTATTAAATTGTACTTCGGCCTCGAAGGTGACAGGCCGCTGACGCTGGAGGAAATCGGCGAACATTTTAAGCTAACGCGCGAACGCGTCCGGCAAATCAAAGAAAAAGCCTTGCGTCGGCTCAGACATCGCTCGCGATTGGAGCCGCTGCGAAAATATCTTGGCTGA
- the rpsU gene encoding 30S ribosomal protein S21, which translates to MITVFVGENESIDRAILRFKKKCQRAGIIRDYRKNSYFLKPSQKKRLKHGKAVRRQHRIMEKYGTVE; encoded by the coding sequence ATGATCACCGTCTTTGTCGGGGAAAATGAATCAATTGATCGAGCAATCCTCAGATTTAAAAAAAAATGCCAGCGGGCTGGTATTATACGCGATTATCGAAAAAATAGTTACTTCCTGAAACCCAGCCAGAAAAAACGCTTGAAACACGGCAAAGCAGTTCGACGTCAGCACCGAATTATGGAAAAGTATGGAACCGTTGAATGA
- a CDS encoding HAMP domain-containing protein: protein MKKNEIDIKYRFITKLLISHILMASVPVILVGFVLIGTANRALQQSYRVRTMELVKHSAMEITMTLDHAVQALRFNASNLSNISTNKLTQELIINEIYNEFPIFRDLKLIDSTGKIILSTSFLVDSSQFVNASFLRLLKSGNSYRSDVFLQEDRLPAMRLAEPIFRYNEFSGALIADVNLKEMWDLIESSVSGSQAQAFIFDRNGRFIAHSERKRVYLGEKFEEGDVLQKVALDSMGQSIYANKDGVKMVAAFIGLPKYGWGVVFQQRKDVAFALADKMKKQILLFVAIFVALSSVIAAIYTRWIVTPVNQLISGIEQFERGDLRYRIPLLGRDEISMLAERFNEMASRLIEFQQKLKRSERAETLNKLASVLSHEIKNPLNAMVINMQIMEREMKRSAPRLAKLRHYLEIVAAEIQRVDNLVNNFLLVARPPKLERNPVNMRKILDDLIVSQQAEARQAGVRVSRRYAVDEMTVLLDEGKMRQVFLNIFLNALQAMPGGGNLTIELGLLKKKADSDQPQCAVIRFRDTGKGIKAEDLPFIFDFYYSTKEGGTGLGLSIAQQIVEEHNGRIEAESEEGGGAVFSIFLPIKNFLTKN, encoded by the coding sequence ATGAAAAAGAACGAAATTGACATAAAGTACCGCTTTATCACCAAACTGTTGATCTCGCACATTTTGATGGCTTCCGTTCCGGTAATCCTGGTAGGTTTTGTGCTCATCGGTACGGCGAACCGCGCGCTTCAACAATCTTACCGTGTTCGCACCATGGAGTTAGTCAAGCATTCCGCCATGGAGATCACCATGACGCTCGATCACGCCGTCCAGGCGTTGCGATTTAATGCGTCTAATTTGTCAAATATTTCTACAAATAAATTGACGCAGGAATTGATAATCAATGAGATTTACAACGAGTTCCCCATTTTTCGTGATTTGAAGCTGATCGATTCCACGGGAAAGATTATTTTGTCGACGTCTTTTTTGGTGGACTCGTCGCAATTTGTGAATGCTTCTTTTCTGCGGTTGTTAAAATCAGGCAATAGTTACCGCTCCGATGTATTCTTGCAGGAAGATCGATTGCCGGCGATGAGGTTGGCGGAGCCGATTTTTCGCTACAATGAATTCAGCGGCGCGCTTATCGCTGATGTTAATTTGAAAGAGATGTGGGATCTGATAGAGAGCAGCGTCTCCGGATCGCAAGCCCAGGCGTTCATTTTTGACCGCAACGGCAGGTTCATCGCCCACTCGGAACGGAAACGGGTCTATTTGGGAGAAAAATTTGAAGAAGGAGACGTGTTGCAAAAAGTGGCGTTGGATTCTATGGGGCAAAGCATCTATGCCAACAAGGATGGCGTTAAAATGGTCGCTGCTTTCATTGGTTTGCCCAAGTACGGTTGGGGTGTTGTTTTTCAACAGAGAAAAGATGTTGCTTTTGCTCTTGCGGATAAAATGAAAAAACAAATTTTACTGTTTGTGGCGATTTTTGTCGCGTTGTCGTCGGTCATCGCGGCGATTTACACGCGTTGGATTGTCACGCCGGTGAATCAATTAATCTCCGGGATTGAACAGTTTGAACGCGGGGACTTGCGCTATCGAATTCCGTTGCTGGGCCGGGATGAGATTTCGATGTTGGCGGAGCGATTCAATGAAATGGCGTCCCGATTGATCGAATTTCAACAGAAACTGAAGCGCAGCGAACGCGCCGAAACGCTTAATAAATTGGCTTCAGTGCTATCGCATGAAATAAAAAATCCGCTGAATGCCATGGTCATCAACATGCAGATCATGGAACGGGAAATGAAGCGGTCAGCGCCGCGATTGGCCAAACTACGCCACTATCTGGAGATCGTCGCGGCGGAAATTCAACGCGTGGACAATTTGGTGAATAATTTTCTGCTGGTGGCTCGTCCGCCAAAATTGGAGCGCAATCCGGTAAATATGAGAAAAATATTGGATGATTTGATAGTTTCGCAGCAAGCCGAAGCGCGACAGGCAGGCGTTCGCGTTAGCCGCCGCTACGCCGTGGACGAAATGACTGTTTTGCTTGATGAAGGAAAAATGCGGCAAGTTTTTCTCAATATTTTTCTGAACGCGCTTCAGGCGATGCCCGGCGGAGGAAATTTGACAATAGAGTTGGGACTTTTGAAGAAAAAGGCAGATAGCGACCAGCCGCAGTGTGCAGTGATTCGTTTTCGAGATACGGGAAAAGGAATTAAAGCGGAAGATTTACCGTTCATTTTTGATTTTTATTATTCCACGAAAGAAGGCGGAACAGGTTTGGGGCTCTCCATCGCTCAGCAAATTGTCGAGGAGCATAACGGTCGCATCGAAGCGGAAAGCGAAGAGGGCGGAGGCGCTGTTTTTTCGATATTTTTGCCAATAAAAAATTTCTTAACTAAAAATTGA
- a CDS encoding DUF4835 family protein: MHSNLMKTQIKTTVLPGRKFFLFFLTILLLASPTARLIAQKVRAQVQVQLDALPDEKRQKLQNFQQILNDYFNNYQWTNDEFMGDLPLNIQILMQDISVSYEDRYKLKIIISNNSDVQYTDKRCRMEFQKGEIPMHNDNSWDSLTSLLDYFTYIVIGEEMDKFGHLLGTPYFEKAKTIADQARFGLGQFIEGWDLRYEMIDYLLGEKYQKFREMKDFYFYGLYFAQDDAARARRYSKEAIRMLKEIKAEENPKYPRVKNFINAHFNEIVNLFKGTHDQEVYDILVELDPDRQDMYNDIL, from the coding sequence ATGCACAGCAATTTAATGAAAACACAAATAAAAACGACCGTCCTTCCGGGACGTAAATTTTTTCTCTTTTTCCTGACAATATTACTGCTGGCGAGCCCAACCGCGCGGCTGATCGCGCAGAAGGTGCGCGCCCAGGTGCAGGTGCAATTGGATGCGTTGCCCGATGAAAAAAGGCAAAAGCTGCAAAATTTCCAGCAAATATTGAACGATTACTTTAATAATTACCAATGGACAAATGACGAATTCATGGGCGACTTGCCGCTGAATATCCAGATTTTAATGCAGGACATCAGCGTGAGCTACGAAGATCGCTACAAATTAAAAATTATTATTTCCAACAATTCCGATGTCCAATACACAGACAAGCGCTGCCGCATGGAATTCCAAAAAGGCGAAATTCCCATGCACAATGATAATAGCTGGGATTCGTTGACCAGTTTGCTGGACTATTTCACTTACATCGTCATCGGCGAAGAAATGGACAAATTCGGTCACTTGCTGGGAACTCCGTATTTCGAAAAAGCCAAAACGATCGCGGATCAGGCGCGCTTCGGACTGGGACAATTCATCGAAGGTTGGGACCTCAGGTACGAGATGATCGACTATCTGCTGGGAGAAAAATATCAGAAATTTCGCGAGATGAAGGACTTCTATTTTTACGGGCTTTATTTTGCTCAGGACGATGCGGCGCGCGCCAGACGGTACAGCAAAGAAGCTATTCGCATGTTGAAGGAAATCAAGGCCGAAGAAAATCCCAAATATCCGCGAGTTAAAAATTTTATCAATGCCCATTTCAATGAAATTGTCAATCTTTTCAAAGGAACCCATGATCAGGAAGTGTACGATATTTTAGTCGAACTGGATCCGGATCGACAGGATATGTACAATGATATTCTGTAA
- a CDS encoding helix-hairpin-helix domain-containing protein yields the protein MKSILLTFIFAFLFGLNAGLAQQENVEQLLENLSEFSDNHELIELLNELQSHPLNLNRVSADDLKALPWISDVLAAKIVAYRQKHGDFHSLDDLEKIPEFDPNLVPILSDYLTINKPTEKRSLSLELRSRIFRKIQQSQGYRDGSYYPSPEKIYNRIIINGGEKIRAGGLLEKDAGEKNLADFQSYFLEYSPRPAWKIVLGNYLLEFAQGLVFWNPYARYKSSNPIYSAKKRGRLIRPYRLVDENASLRGIASQFCAKFYQIAFFASSQTLDANIDRNSDRVTNFYTAGYHRTENERAKKDQLQEQLFGSRLQITPQENLSVGLTGYFSRFNREFTVANAERYRFGFRGKRNQVFGLDANWIFGDWNFFSEYARSENGGSGVVAGAVFDTRTVDLAVLFRRYSRDFHSFHGSGFGEHGGELQNERGLYFGIRFKPLKNLILSLYQDQFVFPWRTYSLPEPANGADYLAVVEYRPLRRMKIYAHFKHASKPRTETVRLENGNRSEWVVARKQSNLRFQFEFRPTSDLKLRFRWEKNWVAFSEYPAARMTSPVRFHGALLYQEINYRWRPRLTFSTRFSFFDSDDFESRLYQFERDVPGVLTNQMLYGQGSRWYLVCHYKIAAFASVSIKFSETHYYYRSTIGSQADLINGDQLSAVAIQCQSRW from the coding sequence ATGAAATCAATTTTGCTGACATTCATTTTTGCGTTTCTGTTTGGCCTGAATGCCGGCCTGGCGCAGCAGGAAAATGTGGAGCAGTTGCTGGAAAATTTGAGCGAATTTTCCGATAATCATGAACTGATTGAATTGCTCAATGAACTGCAATCGCATCCGCTGAATTTGAATCGCGTCAGCGCAGACGACCTGAAGGCGCTGCCCTGGATTTCCGATGTGCTGGCGGCAAAGATTGTCGCTTATCGGCAAAAACACGGCGATTTCCATTCGTTGGACGACCTTGAAAAAATTCCTGAATTTGATCCGAATTTAGTTCCCATTTTGAGCGACTACCTGACGATCAACAAACCCACAGAAAAGCGTTCGCTATCGTTGGAATTGCGGTCTCGCATTTTCAGAAAAATTCAGCAAAGCCAGGGCTATCGCGACGGCAGCTACTACCCGTCGCCGGAGAAAATTTACAATCGCATCATCATCAACGGCGGTGAAAAGATCCGCGCCGGCGGTTTGCTGGAAAAGGACGCCGGTGAAAAAAATTTAGCGGACTTTCAATCGTACTTTCTGGAGTATTCTCCCCGGCCAGCGTGGAAAATCGTCCTCGGAAATTACTTGCTGGAATTCGCTCAGGGGCTGGTTTTCTGGAATCCTTACGCGCGTTACAAAAGCAGCAACCCTATTTACTCCGCAAAAAAACGCGGCAGACTCATTCGCCCCTACAGACTGGTGGACGAAAACGCATCACTTCGGGGAATTGCCTCGCAGTTTTGCGCAAAATTCTACCAAATTGCGTTTTTTGCATCTTCTCAAACATTGGACGCCAACATTGACCGAAACAGCGATCGCGTCACAAACTTTTACACTGCCGGCTACCATCGCACAGAAAACGAGCGCGCTAAAAAAGATCAACTGCAGGAACAACTCTTCGGCTCCCGTCTGCAAATCACGCCGCAGGAAAATTTGTCTGTGGGACTGACCGGCTATTTCAGCAGATTCAACCGCGAGTTTACGGTGGCTAATGCGGAACGATATCGCTTCGGTTTTCGCGGAAAAAGAAATCAAGTCTTCGGACTGGACGCCAATTGGATTTTCGGCGACTGGAATTTTTTCAGCGAATACGCTCGTTCTGAAAATGGCGGTTCCGGCGTTGTCGCAGGCGCTGTTTTCGACACTCGCACCGTGGATCTGGCAGTGTTGTTTCGCCGCTACTCCCGTGATTTCCACTCCTTTCACGGCAGCGGTTTTGGCGAGCACGGCGGTGAACTGCAAAATGAACGGGGGCTCTATTTTGGCATTAGATTCAAGCCATTGAAAAACTTAATCTTATCACTATACCAAGATCAATTTGTTTTTCCCTGGAGAACTTACTCCCTGCCGGAACCCGCCAACGGCGCCGACTACCTTGCGGTGGTGGAATATCGCCCGCTGCGGCGAATGAAAATCTACGCGCATTTCAAACACGCCTCGAAGCCCAGGACGGAAACAGTTCGCTTGGAAAACGGAAATCGGAGCGAATGGGTCGTCGCGAGAAAGCAATCCAATTTACGTTTTCAATTTGAATTTCGCCCGACCAGCGACCTAAAGCTTCGTTTTCGTTGGGAAAAAAACTGGGTTGCGTTTTCCGAGTATCCGGCTGCACGAATGACTTCGCCCGTTCGTTTCCACGGCGCGTTGCTCTATCAGGAAATCAATTACCGCTGGCGGCCGCGGCTGACATTTTCGACGCGGTTCAGTTTTTTTGACAGCGACGATTTTGAAAGCCGGCTCTACCAATTTGAACGGGACGTCCCCGGCGTGCTGACCAATCAAATGCTCTACGGACAGGGTAGCCGTTGGTATCTTGTCTGTCATTACAAAATTGCCGCCTTCGCTTCTGTTTCAATAAAATTTAGCGAGACGCATTACTATTATCGCTCCACTATCGGAAGCCAGGCGGATTTAATCAACGGCGATCAGCTTTCCGCAGTCGCCATTCAATGCCAGTCACGATGGTAA